The following nucleotide sequence is from Mytilus galloprovincialis chromosome 12, xbMytGall1.hap1.1, whole genome shotgun sequence.
tGCTTACTTTTAATAGCCTTAATTTGTTTGTATAGAAACAAGCCGAAAAGAAAAAGGTCATCTTTACAAGGGCAGAAAAATATGTCAAGGAATACAGAGGAAAGGAACGTGACCAGATCCGTCTCCAGAGACAGGCCAAGAAAGGAAACAACTTCTATGTGCCTCCAGAATCAAGACTGGCTTTTGTTACCAGAATCAGAGGGTAAGTTTCTGTTACAGATTACaccaaaataatataaacaagGCCAACAAGAGATTAGAAATAGTCAGCTATGCGGGGATAAACAGTCTGCGCCAAAATCTTTTTCATCTACTAGTCCGGAAACTAAATATATAAACTTGTCCCTATATGACTAAAATTTTCACTAGTTCAAATCAATATTAACTAGTCTTGGTCATCGGGACTAGTGGCAAACAGTGCAGACTGgattaaagttaaaattttggCATAGTAGCCTGCATCTTAtatttattcacaatatatatagtTCTATACAAGAAAAGCACAAATTTTGGATGCCATTGGTGAGAGGGACCCTGGTATAATGTATCTGTTACTGGTCATTAAAAACTAGATTTTCATTCTGTCAcacttgttaaaaatttaaatcatgTCAAACTTTGTTCCTCTTTCattcaaaaaagtattttttgaacATCAGTACTTAATTAATAATAGCAACATGTGTATTTGAAATAGGCATAAAATATAATTCTGCTTTAGTCGATGCAGTATTTGTTTGAATTCCCCATAGCtttgttaaataaacaaaatatatggacTGCAAATGACAACCAATTTAAAACTAGGCCTTAATCATTGTTATTCTAGTTGTGCAAATATAGGCCAAACAAAGTTCAGAAATAACTTCTGGAGTACATAGCGAATCTATTAGCCAGTTTGACCAATCAACAAGTACTTGACTTCAAATTTTCGTTGTTTAAATTCATTTGTGTCTGTCCTACAAAATTTTAGAGAGGATCTGTTGGCAATGTAGTCTTGTGTTTCGATGCCTAAAGACCATGCGTGTACAAAGTTTTATTCAAAGGGATCTAAGTACATGTATCATAATATATAGTAAGTGATAATAACAATATATAGAATATaacttttaaacatttgaattcctTGTTTTTCAGTATCAATGGTGTTCATCCCAAACCAAGGAAGGTTATGCAGCTTTTCCGACTACGACAGATCAACAACGGTACattcatgaaacttaataaagcTACCATCAACATGCTGAGAATTGCTGAGCCATACATTACATGGGGGTAAGACTAAATATACATGAACAACTGAAATTTATCTGAATACAAAGTAGTAAAAGAATGCATGGCAAACAATGTATATAACAGAcgtttacactttaaaaaaatcCGTATAAAATGGGATCttcatgtattaaaaaaaaaagaattattatgAAAATACCTAGTAAATTCAAAACTAAATCCTgtataattaaagttttaaattgtgAACAAGTCTTGATTTTGGCTTCTAGTAATGAAGTCATTCAGAATTGACATTTGTCTGAAATTCATGgaattagacaatatacgtatagtgtcttgaaatatgaaatttatttgtatgaggcttagaaacggggggggggggggaatgcgAGGTtgtaccgagcattttcccgtttcgtgccgaatacaaataaattttatatttcaagacactatatatgtatattgtctttatactgaaatcgataaaaaataaaaaaatatgtaacaaattgttgttaaaaaaagtgtttggaatttccctcatggggtaccattttggggtatttccctatgagcgtagtcccggcggtaagacattgacattttaaggaattagaaagggaaaataaactaagttaataacatttaataaacatggtatataaattaccaatttgaagacataagtttaaattcataaaagtttgaccattgttactacacgttgtcatggttgtgacgttgttgatgaaatacagtagttctggtaagtaggcggggcttataggttagttgaggtcattgacgtataaagctaacgtttataagTAAATAGCTTTatatgtatagtaaaatagctgattgcagtataaagggAGGTAAGCAAAACATGCAATATTataaaagatgtggtttgattgccattGTCGGCTATGAAAGGcccaaaaatgtattttttcaagTCTTACAGAACTTTCATTATTGAGAATGCAATTTTTATACAGCATGTCTTTCTAAACGGTGCACACTTCATATAAAGTGGTttatattgtgtttttgtatttcaGCTATCCCAACTTGAAGAGTGTACGAGAATTGATCTACAAAAGAGGGTATGCTAAAGTTAGAGGACAGAGAATACCACTGACAGACAACTCTATCATTGAGAAAACTTTAGGTAAATCATTGAACTTTTTATGTATATGTTCAGTAAGAAAAACACTTTGTTTACTCAAAATTCACCAAAAAAGGGTAGGACATTGTTGGATTTTTTTGCGTTATATATAATAGGTTTAAACTTACTCTTCTGATAAAGAAATTTGAGTATCACAAATTGTGAGTCTTTTTTTGGCAgcatttgaaaaaatgtttgtAGGTATAAAATTATTACTTTTGTAATCTAGAGATCATCCTTTCATTGGGGAAACATTACgttttgttttggtttgttttaaaaTGGGGTCTTTAATAAAAAGTGATTGAAAGCCATATTTTAGTGGCTCGAGTCCTAATATTATAGCTCTTCAGTTTAAAATCAAAGAGATCCCATTGTTTTAAGCATCACAACTCTCAATTGTCCCTGGCAGACaataataattgttatatttaaaTAGACCAACcaacatttattttgtataaagatTATACAAATTCTTTTCATCTCTTCAGGTAAATATGGAATCATCTGTATGGAAGATTTGATCCACGAAATTGTCACTGTAGGACCAAGCTTCAAACAGGCTTCCAACTTCTTGTGGCCCTTCAAACTAAACACACCAAATGGTGGTTGGAGGAGGAAGTACAACCATTTCAACGATGGTGGAGACTTTGGATGCCGAGAGGACCAGATCAATCCTTTATTGAGGAAAATGGtctaaatacaaagacttgagcaaattaaaaaaagaaaaacatgaaatattttgttttatttcatctaCATCTAAGATCATTTAAAATTGATCAGTAGAGTTTCTAAGTAAGGTCAAATGAAAAATAAGATTAGGGTTCATGTGTTGTCAAGATTCTTAATGCAGTGCAAGGtggaaatattattttaatatctttACATAAACATACAATGAGATGCATGAATTAGCATGTAATATGCATTGACTGTCTTGGCTTGAAAACCACATTTTATGGGTAAATTTACAAATTAGTACACTCTTCTGATTGTCCTATCTACATAGATTCTATTACCACCAATTTTGAGTTGATAAGCTTTTTCTAGATTTTATCTTGCTCAGTAATGGTCATAGCCAAATTTTGAAAGCTGTATAGATAAATGTCGTAGGAGGATATTTATTCAACCAAAAGGAATCTGTCTTCACGTCCTATTGATTTAACTTGGTCTCATCTTGTTTCATGGATTAGTGGCCAAGGTTACACTTGCaaggtcaagtccatatctctaATACTCCCATGTCGTAGCAATAGGTCATTTATGTTGATTTTGGGTTCTCAGATTCTACACAAGatcacagtaaaaaaaaatatatttggtgtatggaatgaattAAAGTTACTTGTCCAGCTGGCATGGTTCGTATCCCATTGCTATAATAATGAGACCACTGTCCACATAAGACAGTAGTTTATTTAGTGTGTGTATGCTATATATACAATTACTAACAAGCTCTAAAGAGCTTGTAAAACCAATAGATCAACAAAACATGCAcacaattaaacataaaaaagcaatatataaatgtacaacaCAAAAGTTCTTTAAAGCATCATAAAAGAGTAACACACTGACGCATGCAATTGTGAGGTAAAAACAACATGAAAGTGAAATGGTTTACACTAAAAAGATTAGAACTAGAAAATACCTGAACTTGAGCAGTTCTAGATTTCTGTATGATAGACCCTGACATGAAAAGTAGGAAACAATACAATTAAGAAAACTAGTGACCAACAACATGTTGTGTCGGAGGTTGATCTTGCTGCCTTTGATGTCTAACAATAGGCTGTtcgacatattttgactttaccatgtttacggaCTACTTTTAATACGACACAAACaaaattttgggatcgtataatggtatgatgtcgtccgAGGACACATtggtttaagtgaatagatctttatgaaattttttcagaaggttgggggcatgatggtcccaaccgtttaggaaaaaaggggcccaaaacacgcatttttctagtttcaggataataacttgtgtaaaaCCACAAGTAGACGGTTTGGATTatggggccaaaacaagcatttttctagtttccagacaacaaactatggatctctctgaaattgtaccacaatgtaccatataacaaaggggaggcgggggttaattgcccaaaatgtGTAGGAATTAGgaggccaaaaagaagcatgtttttagtttccaaacaatcatgacaataacttgtgtttaagtgtatggatctctctgaaattgtattACAAACTTCAATACTACTAAGGTTGAGTTTAAGATTAAAAAGTTGGGTGGGGAATTTtctgtttaccatttttttagggatcttttttttcaaaaagttccaAGAAGAAATCTtaattgtgcaatagatttgttagatctttgaccacattaattttgtgacataaacctatattatgtcaaaaatttgatcacaatccaagttcagatagtatcaagcttgaatattgtgaccaaatttgccctaactgttcagggttcgaccactagagtcgtataaagctgtgccctgcggagcacctgattttagggatgaaatgtaattaatagatttcaatgagactgggaaatgtactttttaagataaataataattttaccagTGGTAGTCGTGCGTAAATTGTATTTCGACATTTATCTCCCAATAATGACTTCTTTAATGGAATTAAATTtcttatttgtaagttttctcttttttttttctctgcaaTAGGCTGTTAAAAATAGTTTTGTCTGCTGTGTTCGGAAAACATAAGTGGCAATTCATACCTTTAGTTTCTGACTTTGATAAAACAGACTCGTCCAGTGACCagtttgaatgttaaaaaagaagatgtggtatgactgccatgagacaattctccacaagagaccaaaatgacacaaatgaACAACTTCAGGTACCGTACATcctacaatgagcaaagcccatgccacAGAGTatgctataaaagtccccgaaatgacgatgtaaataaaattaaactaGAAAATTAATGgccttatgtacaaaaaatgaaggtCATGTAATTACACAATTCGCccatttaacaaaaatagtttcacaaataatacgtgAATacatagtaaaatcatttcttaaaaaaaactgcaaaaatgttcatTCTGATTGGAAAAGTGGTATTGTCACATAGTGCGTTGAAATAATCAGTGGCATAGCAAAGATCAAGTTCCCTCACAAAGTGCTGAAACACACTGGCGGCATAATGAtatcttagtttaaacatatttatcaagttatagtggattgggaaacaagttttgcaacttatattaatctctttccactttgcgggtgcgagtgctgccttgtagcggcattagcctgctctttttcgaaatctacaagggtgtctttaacgtgcaagagatatggctgtctcttaacacgggtcagctatttatcgtccccttccgacggactatcatcgtttcctcaagaccatagtcgcaaatggtgtcaagggagagccgaaaatccagtccctgaaattttcatcccagacgggaatcgaaccaggaacctgtgtgttagtagtccgatgcactaaccactacaccacggctctcttatAACAACATATATGGTAGACTGGAAtcagcgacaaccactgaaaataCAAGCTTCTGACTGGGGACAGGCACGTAATGTGTcgggactatatatatattaatgagaCCTCTATCAAAGTTTGAACATTGATCAATAGGACATGTATGTCTGGATCGAGGATAGGACTTATGGTTGACTAGAAtctacgacaaccactgaactacaggcttctgactGGGGACAGGCACGTAATTTGGCGGGACTATAAAATGCAACCTCTTTTTCACAGTTTGAATATTGATCAATAGGACATTTATGTCTGGATCGAGGATAGGACTTATGGTACTGTCTTACCAATGATTTGTAGTTGTTCGTTGCCTTTACCAATATAAACTGACTCCCTTGAAATAACAGAaatgctgaaagtggtgttacagctaatttcctaatgcatgtagagcaagactggTTAGCTTGTTTGCTtagtttgtatattgtacaatcatattGGAATAACGTCTAATTCAATTAAGTATAATATTTTCAGGTTTAACTATGCCTATGTATactgtttgaagatgtcaatcttaattacaaagcttgaataaacatttatacaaacaatgcAAGCAATCCAACCAaaattttactctacaagcattaggaaattagttGTAATCTTCAATCGTGGTCTATCTGTGCATGATACTATCAGATATGAGGTCAACCTATAGTTAGTGAAGTTGAAATTTTTATGGATGTTCGCGTCGATCTAGCGGTGTTCATATTACCTAGACTTCATTACCTGGTTCATTGGTGAATGtttatattatgttatttttgatatataaagcgAAAATACCAATATTTGTTGTGTGGTACGATTATAAGATGTACAAGTCCGCCTAGCAAATAGTTTATCAGACCTCATTTTCAAATAACATTGATAATGTAAATCATGTAGACAAACCTTCGAATAACTTATTTAACATAAATTCAATCAAGTAAAGCAGCCGATCGCAGTCGTTCAGTGTGAacactgtttgttttttttttagtttttttgggggttttttttcgggggggggggggaagggggtACTTATTCTCGATcgattattgttttatattatgatataaaatattggTAGAAGTAAAAAGTTATgagcactatatatatatatatatatatatatatatatatatatatatatatttaagaagtTATGGGAAGATCTACAAATTGGTCTAGATGACTCGTAATCGATCTTATTGGCCAGCCACATGGTGCATGacaattttttccatttttgtctATGTAGTTGAAAACGTTCacaaatggataaaaaaatagagtatatatatatataacaaaactaacaaataaaaacattgtgaAACAAGTCCTTAATCGTTAGTCAACTTTTCATAGGAGTCAGTGTCATAAAATTAGTATTTTTACCACTTTATGTAGATCTAAAATTGGTCAACGCAAagacaaaatctacaaataaacGAAATAGTTTGAATACTCCTTATTTGACTTATATAGGTAAAAATTAGCGAATCTAGAAACTAAAAACAGTAAAACTGATAAGGCATGGATCACGGATCAACAaacatataattttcaatttatacTGCTCATCCCGAATGTATTTTGTGTTACAGATTTAGATCTAGAATAACTAGAGCGGATGCATAGTCACTAACAGTATTTTACAAGATCTACACAGTCACTAAGATTTGTCGTgatctatatataaaaattatgaacATGGGCGGATCCATCCATTTCAAAAGgagggtccaactatatgtctccattcaaatgcattgatcgtccaaccTTCggattaccccccccccccccccccccccttttcccccggATCTTCGCCACGAATGGAATTTAAATAACTGAAATCGTAAAACAAATCGACGCTTTGTCTGACTTATAGGGAAGGAAGTTTTAATAAAGAATTTTAACAACGTTtttgatatatatcatttaagtacatgtatattgttctACTTTTTTCGGGACTTTCAAATATGAAGTTTAAGCAAGTATATATCTCGCGATTTTGTTTCACTATTTCTTTTTAACCCATTACAAAGTTAACTGTATCAAGGTTGTATGCAAAACATTTCCAAGTTCTAGATCTGTGACATGGCCAATTTACATTGCCTTCACCTTTAAAATCGCAGTAGCATGACAAAAGAAGACTCGAGATTATCATAATGTGTTTCACAATATTGTCATAATAAGTTTTACAGCTTGATAAAAACTTATCTGATGCAAAACACATATAAGTCATAACCATGAAGTTCAGATTTatgcaatttttatattttatatacattacaGTACATTTGTGTTATAGTAAATAATGCATGGTCCCAATATATCACAAAGAACTTTATAAATGCtcgaatatattttaaaaagtagtTATAAAAGATAAGAAAGGTTATGGGGTATCTATCCATGAGACAAAATCATTATACATGTGCATAGCGAAAACCACAAACTGAGAAAAGGAACAGCGCTTGTATTGCTGTTTCACATGAAAGTCACAGTGAACCCTCAGTCAACACGGAGTAAAAGAACTTCAACCCCAAAAACATCTCACATTTAAGATAGCCACTACTGTCATAATTTAACACGACAATCAATTCATACGATGTAGTTTAACAAAATCCGAGTTCTATATTGTAATTAGATTGGACGGATAATGACTCTTTAGCAAAAAAACACTACCATGTTTATTTCAGCCatttatcataaatatattttattaagttcTAATTAACgcgtattattttaattattagtTATAGGAATACTTTAAAGGCAAATGATAAGGCTGACTAAATTATTGATTAAATTAGTAATCCCcttgataaaattaagaattgaaatgAGGAACgtctcaaagagacaacaacccgaccaaagagtaaactacagccgaaggccaccacaGTCAGAAACTCACGCACCCGGAGGTGTGCTTCTGCTGACTtctaaacaaaaatctaaaagtCAATCAAGTCTTTCTACTCAACGAAGCACTTTTTTCACAAAGCCGCAATTAAAGTAATTAAAGAATACTTAAACCTTCTGGCCAGAAGATACTTAaagctagctgaaggacgcctccggctgcgtgaatttctcgctacattgaagacctgttggtgacctgctgATGtgtgttctatggtcgggttgttatctctttgacacattccccatttccattcttaattttatttattaaacctTTTGATATTAAATTGTGCGTTTATTTTTATATCctaattattcatgttattgtttcTATCTCAtaccaaaaacaaattattaagaTATCACtgtgtattataaaaaaaaagacccaTTCCTGTGGCACGTCtatgtattctttataaagaaGGAACCCTATACCACGATATGAGGCTGTCAGAATAAAGGTCTAGTGTTGAAGATTTACAGTTAAGCACTGATTATGTAAATATAGCGCAGGGGATGCAAATTGTCCCGTGCTAACGATTTTTAAAAGCAAGTTCTGTAGATAAAGTGTAGTGTTGATGTTATAAACACCAGCACTGCAAATGTAAAATATAGCGATGTAGATATCGAAAAGCTACCTATTGAGATGTCCAAGAtaagcgatgtaggaataaaTTCTAGCTTTTGGAGATGTCAATTACACCATTATTGACTTTATAGCTTCTGTGCAAAACTGCATCTCAAACGCTAGATTATTAATCTCCAGCCGTAGAactttaatactttaaaaaaacacacaGTTGTTTACTATTTAGACTCTATTACAACCAAAGGTCTCTTTAGAAGCTGCTGTCATGACTACAGACAAGATTTAAATGACAGTTGGAATGTTTTGACGGTTGTATATGTAATTGATACTAAGCTATAGTTGAAAGTTTcattcaccagaagatctcaacattgttccagaatatctcaaccgatacaagaaaatctcaacatgacatACTTTATAGCATATTTCGCTTAATGCAATTATataagtaaagaaaaagaacaaactgtaattttatgtttataaggttttagaaaaatactaattcacTGATATATACGTTAGTTTATCAATGATATCGctgtcattttgtcaatagctGACTGCACTGGTCACATTTACCTGCTGGAGAAAAGTCATTCCGATgttattttaaatcatattggtCCATGTTATACACGAGAGAAACCCTAATTcaattatctatggcatgacattctcctattttacaaaaaGCGCATTGTTTTTCAGTAAATTcacgaaaagtcgacctaccctatgtttattttggataatttaaaccagaaaatctcaacaggaagtgccagaatacttttttccgtctcaaccatttggttgagattagatggtttataTTACCAGGCGTGTTAGCATGTGGTTATTATATCCTCCGTCTTTTTATCACGATTTGTACTAGCTGACTTACGTCGTCTTtgaccttttttttcaaaaatattttatataattttcaacaTCACCATGAAAGACGTTTTGCAAAGActtatttaaaattcaaataaaatctaATTCATCTTTCACGTACAACTGAACAAACTTGTTTCGTGTATTAATCCCTGAATCTAATTAATAGTATAAACCCAAAGGTATCATGACGATgattccaaaattaaaatttaatttaaaattaattaaaaacataatGACAGCTATAGTAGGTATACATACGGTTGTGTGTTTGATTTAtctcattggctagaggtataaggggagtgTTTGGAGTGTCAATTCAAAtgatcatgtttaaccccgccgcacttTTGCGCctatccaaagtcaggagcctcttgcctttgttggTGTTGTATAgtaattttgattttagtttctttaatatgtttcagagtttagtatgacttctcgctgtattgaagacctattggttgcctttggctgttttccgctctttggtcgggttgttgtctctgcgacacattccccgtttccattctcaatttattcatataCATAATATTTCCTTTTGTTACTATACATTGATGGGGAGATTACAAAAATGATTCTACTAGCACAAAAAGTGATTAAGCGAAAGTCGAAAAAAATTATTATCACATGAATCACATAAGGACGTAATCTGTTACAATTTAACATTCTTCTCTTAAATTTGTCTGTATCCATACATTCACATAATTAAACTACtgaattcaaaatgaaatattgggcAAGACTTTTTATCTTCGGAATTCAGTACAGGGATATTTCTATTTTGTACGGCTGCTCAATTGCGATTAGAATCTATACTAACCAGGGgggtgtttggatatacgcctgaggcggcctatgATTACCCgtaggtacctatggtttgatatttcatacacaaaatattaaaccataggtacctatgggtaaccatagACCGCCTCAGGTGTATATGCAAACACACCCAATATCATGGCAAATTAAGGCGATATTAGTATACTGCTGtttaatagtcataaatcgatttaacttAAACAAATCGACTTGGTCACAAACCAAATCTAagggaaacaaataaaaaataagtcGAAAAATACcacaaacaatataaaaacacTAAACTGCTACAGAAACAAATTCAAACATACATACACACGGAATATTTGATGTcaactgctatattcctgacttggtaaatgatattttaacaaaaaaaaaattaaacccgGTAGTATTGCTAGCAAAGTCGAATATTGACTCCCTCATGCAACCATGATCATAACAGAAAGTAGATCTTTACATGTCTATGATTTTGATTTATCAATTTCCAGATTAGTAAgacattataattatatattctttCGGTCACGATTTGTACTTATAATAAAGGACCtttattgaattttcatttcagtacatgtttaatttcagatattactttttttattttattaaagtgtcaccatCCATtacaatatctatatatatatatacacataaagtCATAAGAACCTAACATTTAAGTAAAAGGATGCCAGCCGAAAACGACTTATGAGACACtatca
It contains:
- the LOC143053916 gene encoding large ribosomal subunit protein uL30-like isoform X1, encoding MADKKTPKVPETLLKRRKRNEEVRAKKAKSAVMAKKKQAEKKKVIFTRAEKYVKEYRGKERDQIRLQRQAKKGNNFYVPPESRLAFVTRIRGINGVHPKPRKVMQLFRLRQINNGTFMKLNKATINMLRIAEPYITWGYPNLKSVRELIYKRGYAKVRGQRIPLTDNSIIEKTLGKYGIICMEDLIHEIVTVGPSFKQASNFLWPFKLNTPNGGWRRKYNHFNDGGDFGCREDQINPLLRKMV
- the LOC143053916 gene encoding large ribosomal subunit protein uL30-like isoform X2, giving the protein MTGKGVQKQAEKKKVIFTRAEKYVKEYRGKERDQIRLQRQAKKGNNFYVPPESRLAFVTRIRGINGVHPKPRKVMQLFRLRQINNGTFMKLNKATINMLRIAEPYITWGYPNLKSVRELIYKRGYAKVRGQRIPLTDNSIIEKTLGKYGIICMEDLIHEIVTVGPSFKQASNFLWPFKLNTPNGGWRRKYNHFNDGGDFGCREDQINPLLRKMV